Genomic window (Papaver somniferum cultivar HN1 unplaced genomic scaffold, ASM357369v1 unplaced-scaffold_0, whole genome shotgun sequence):
TAGGAAAATTCCTTTCTCAGTCCTTGTTGACAAAATGGATCACAGACTCTCAAGATGGAATGTTGGAAATATGTTTGAAGCAACAAGAACTCTTATGATCAAGCATGTCACCAATGCAACACCCATTCATCATATGACCAGCTTTAAACTGCCAGATAACACTATCAACAAAATGAACTCTTCTCAGCAAGCTTTCTGGCATAACAAAAAAACTAATAAAGGCAAACATGTCATTACTTGGCAAAGGGTTCAAAAACCAAAGGAAGATGGTGGACTTGGTCTAAGAGATATGCACACTtttaagggaaaattaggcgcagacccaaaaaaaaaggtattctcattgtcaggcccacaattaattttacataccgtgacacccataattatccaaaattattaaaaatgtctgcatgacggtttatgcatccgcatgacgggttatgcatattatttttcagggataactcgttatgcatcctaatttttcagaggtataattggcaacgcaacttcgATATAACGTATCTAAaaaaccgcgccttggaatttaacaaattttatatcgttggaaatctttttaagagagctacacaacgagtacaaacaacaatatcaaattttgtttttcacgaaaaatcggaggtgatcatcgttttagggaaatttttgaaaactgactacatattcattatgcagcctccaaaaaagatgcataacacattatgcagacgcataacaaattatgcaaccattttctcgactgcataacaaagttatgcatctataacgagttatgtagccattgttttggttgattttagtgcgtacataaaaaattgatgcatgattggttatgcagccatatttaaggatgcatatcaggttatgcatccattttctcgatgcataaaagattatgcaacaattttctcgatgcataatgcattatgcaaccgtattttggatgcatatcaggttatgcatccattttctcgactgcatgatgcattatgcataGACAGTATAATCTTCATTTTCTCAATCATAATACCTAATTAAAAAAAACACCCATTCATACATCTTTCGGAAATAACAAACAACAAGATCTCGATTCATCTCAGAACAtcacctcaaaccctaactttcgatTTCATTCATCTATTGTTTCCAATATTCATGTGATTATACTGTCTATCAATATTATTGATCGTAAGTCACagttgggaggaagaaaagaaaaataattgaagaagaaattcccgtgaagaagaagaagaaaatatacgaagaaaccaaattttataaattgtgggtttgggagaaattttctcaCGAAAATTGGGTGCGCGCATGAACTTTTCCGTCCGTGGGTTTCACGGTGTAGAAAATCtgtagaatgggtctccctgtagttttcaccaCTTTTAATAGAGCTCTTCTTGCAAAATCTGCATGGAAGGCCTGCTCAGATTCAGATTCTATTATGGAAAAATCTCTTCAAGccaaatattatcaagatggtgATCTTTTCAGTTTACAAAAGAAGTCAAATACCACATAATCCTGGAGAAGCATCAGTTTAGAGTTGCAGTTTATTAAAGAACACAGTTGTTGGAGTCTAGGGGATGGTAAGAAAATTCTTATCTGGAAAAATCGATGGATCCCAAATTTACCTTCTCCTCCTCAGCAAAGACAGGGATGTACTTCGAGCCATCTCTTTCAGTATGTAAACCAATTATTTGCAGCAGATTCAGTCTTGGGATATGACAGTACTTGAGGAACTTTTTGATCAGCCTATTGTAGTTGAAATTATGAATATTACCATTCATATCAATCAAGAAGACATGCTTATTTGTTTACTGGAGAAAAACGGAAAGTTCACTGTCAAGCCTTGCTATCGCAGAATGTTTGCAGATAAACAACTTAATGTCTCAGTGGGTCCAAGAATgcagaaaattcacaaaactCTATGGAAGCTTCCTATCTTGCCAAGAATACGTCAATTCATCTGGAAATGCATCTCTGAACTACTTTCTACAAGAGATGTTCTTTGTTCTTCTATAACAGGCCAAGATAAATCTTGTCCTTTCTGTGAGCAACACTTGGAAACATCAA
Coding sequences:
- the LOC113325851 gene encoding uncharacterized protein LOC113325851, with the protein product MTVLEELFDQPIVVEIMNITIHINQEDMLICLLEKNGKFTVKPCYRRMFADKQLNVSVGPRMQKIHKTLWKLPILPRIRQFIWKCISELLSTRDVLCSSITGQDKSCPFCEQHLETSTHVIINCSLSRAVWFSTLGSTANNLNNLSDWVCNWFDDFHGKLINDQILIIRCIVAWCIWNERCDKLFQNSQSTPEKIARRSSLYIEEHAKQISPITNELHRVNRSNIHWIPPP